Proteins from a single region of Echeneis naucrates chromosome 2, fEcheNa1.1, whole genome shotgun sequence:
- the LOC115053007 gene encoding NLR family CARD domain-containing protein 3-like, protein MKQEELANCLSKSHARVCQRKLKSGLQKKFQCVFEGISKAGNPTLLNQIYTELYITEGGTGEVNEEHEVRQIETASRKQDRAETTIRREDIFKPPPGRDQPIRTVMTKGVAGIGKTVLTHKFTLDWAEDKANQDIEFTFPFTFRELNVLKQKKFSLVELVHLFFTETKEAGICSFDQFQVVFIFDGLDECRLPLDFHNTEVLTDPTESTSVDVLLTNLIRGKLLPSARLWITTRPAAANQIPPRCVDMVTEVRGFSDPQKEEYFRKRFRHEEQASRIISHIKTSRSLHIMCHIPVFCWITATVLEEVLKTREGGELPKTLTEMYIHFLVVQSKVKKVKYDGGAESDPHWSPETRKMIESLGKVAFEQLQRGNLIFYESDLTECGIDIRAASVYSGVFTQIFKEETGLYQDKVFCFVHLSVQEFLAALHVHLNFTKSGVNLMSEKQTTTWRSKLIRTGSKRTRLYQSAVDEALQSPHGHLDLFLRFLLGLSLQTNQTLLRGLVTQTGSSSETNKKTVQYIKTKISENLSPEKSINLFHCLNELNDGSLVEEIQQSLRSGRLSTDKLSPAQWSALVFILLSSEKDLDVFDLKKYSASEEALLRLLPVVKASNKVLLSGCNLSDRSCEALSSVLSSQSSSLRDLDLSNNNLQDSGVKLLSAGLKRPDCRLRGLRLSLCNLSERSCEALSSVLSSQSSSLRDLDLSNNNLQDSGVKLLSVGLKSPHCELETLSLSGCLVSEEGCSSLASALSSNPSHLRELDLSYNHPGDSGVKLLSAGLEDPDWRLDTLRVDHGGPQRLRPGLRKYVCELELDTNTINRNLKLSDNKRKVTCVREYQSYPDHPDRFDIFPQLLCRNGLTGRCYWEVERSGVVYISVSYRGIRREGGSDDCLFGRNNQSWSLFCSDDGYSVWHNSRETPLSSSSDSDFHRVAVYVDCPAGSLSFYRVSSDSLIHLHTFNTTFTEPLYAGFLILPGSSVSLRKLH, encoded by the exons atgaagcaggaggagctggctaaCTGTctgagca aaaGTCATGCTCGAGTTTGTCAGCGTAAACTGAAATCTGGCCTTcagaagaagttccagtgtgtgtttgaggggatctctaaagcaggaaacccaacccttctgaatcagatctacacagagctctacatcacagagggagggactggagaggtcaatgaggaacatgaggtcagacagattgaaacagcatccaggaaacaggacagagcagaaacaaccaTCAGACgagaagacatctttaaacccccacctggaagagaccaaccaatcagaacagtgatgacaaagggagtggctggcattgggaaaaccgtcttaacacacaagttcactctggactgggctgaagacaaagccaaccaggacatagagttcacattccccttcaccttcagagagctgaatgtgctgaaacagaagaagttcagcttggtggaacttgttcatctcttcttcactgaaaccaaagaagcaggaatctgcagctttgatcagttccaggttgtgttcatctttgacggtctggatgagtgtcgacttcctctggacttccacaacactgaggtcctgactgatcctacagagtccacctcagtggacgtgctgctgacaaacctcatcagggggaaactgcttccctctgctcgcctctggataaccacacgacctgcagcagccaatcagatccctcctcggtgtgttgacatggtgacagaggtcagagggttcagtgacccccagaaggaggagtacttcaggaagaggttcagacatgaggagcaggccagcaggatcatctcccacatcaagacctcacgaagcctccacatcatgtgccacatcccagtcttctgctggatcactgctacagttctggaggaggtgttgaagaccagagagggaggagagctgcccaagaccctgactgagatgtacatccacttcctggtggttcagtccaaagtgaagaaggtcaagtacgatggaggagctgagtcagatccacactggagtccagagaccaggaagatgattgagtctctgggaaaagtggcttttgagcagctgcagagaggaaacctgatcttctatgaatcagacctgacagagtgtggcatcgatatcagagcagcatcagtttactcaggagtgttcacacagatcttcaaagaggagacagggctgtaccaggacaaggtcttctgcttcgtccatctgagtgttcaggagtttctggctgctcttcatgtccatctgaacTTCACCAagtctggagtcaatctgatgtcagaaaaacaaacaacaacttggagGTCTAAACTAATAAGGACTGGATCTAAAAgaacacgtctctaccagagtgctgtggatgaggccttacagagtccacatggacacctggacttgttcctccggttccttctgggtctttcactgcagaccaaccaaactctcctacgaggcctggtgacacagacaggaagtagctcagagaccaataagaaaacagtccagtacatcaagacaaagatcagtgagaatctgtctccagagaaaagtatcaacctgtttcactgtctgaatgaactgaatgatggttctctggtggaggagatccaacagtccctgagatcaggacgtctctccacagataaactgtctcctgctcaatggtcagctctggtcttcatcttactgtcatcagaaaaagatctggacgtgtttgacctgaagaaatactctgcttcagaggaggctcttctgaggctgctgccagtggtcaaagcctccaacaaagttct actgagtggctgtaacctctcagacagaagctgtgaagctctgtcctcagtcctcagctcccagtcctctagtctgagagatctggacctgagtaacaacaacctgcaggattcaggagtgaagctgctgtctgctggactcaAGCGTCCCGACTGTAGACTTAGAGGACTCAG actgagcctctgtaacctctcagagagaagctgtgaagctctgtcctcagtcctcagctcccagtcctctagtctgagagatctggacctgagtaacaacaacctgcaggattcaggagtgaagctgctgtctgttggtttgaagagtccacactgtgagctggaaactctcag tctgtcaggttgtctggtctcagaggaaggctgttcttctctggcctcagctctcagctccaacccctcccatctgagagaactggacctgagctacaatcatccaggagactcaggagtgaagcttctgtctgctggactggaggatccagactggagactggacactctcag ggtggaccatggtggaccacagagactgagacctggtctgaggaagt atgtctgtgaactggaactggacacaaacacaatcaacagaaacctcaaactgtctgacaacaaaagGAAGGTGACATGTGTGAGAGAgtatcagtcatatcctgatcatccagacagatttgacatctttcctcagctgctgtgtagaaatggtctgactggtcgctgttactgggaggtcgaAAGGAGTGGAGtggtttatatctcagtgagctacagaggaatcaggagggaaggaggcagtgatgactgtttgtttggaagaaataatcagtcctggagtctgttctgctctgatgatggttactctgtctggcacaacagcagagaaacacccctctcctcctcctctgactctgactttcacagagtagcagtgtatgtggactgtcctgctggctctctgtccttctatagagtctcctctgactcactgatccacctccacaccttcaacaccacattcactgaacctctctatgCTGGGTTCTTGATCTTACCTGGTTCTTCAGTCTCTCTGAGGAAGTTGCACTGA